AACGGTTGAGGATACTATCGGTGCAGAACTATTTTTCCAAAGCATAAAGTCGTATACTATTCCGTTTAAGTCAATTTCCGAGCAAGGTTTGCAAAAGCTATTTAAAAAGGATAAAAAGTTGAAGTTACCTAAACTAGAAATGATTGATTGGCAAGCAATCAGTTATCTGTCCTGGGTTGATAAAGGAACAAACCGCCAATACATTGTACTGGAAAAGGAAGGTCAATACACGGCATTGCGTGGGGTTGTAGACGCCCATAACCCTATAAAAGGTGTCTGTGCGATTTGTAATCAGCATAGTGCTGTTCATTTGTTTACAGCTACAGTAAAGGGCAATGGTGATAATTATACATCTTACAGTAACTACATTTGTGAAGACTCACAACTATGTAATCAAAAGGTCAGTGATTATGAAAAACTTCAGGATTTTGTTGCCCGTAATTTAATATGAAAGTAAAAGTCATCTTTATTGGTGGCTTTTTATTTTGAAACTTTTTCCTGTTCTAACCGTAAAGGGAATTAAGAACCGAATCGGGGAGGATAGAGCCGTGCGAAAGATTGCTTATAGTTTAGCTATTGTGTTATTGCTGGCAGCTTGTAGTAGTGAAAGTACAGATAAGTCAACAGCGGAGGAACAAACGAAGCAGGAGGTTGTGCATATGGAGGAAGCATTATTAGGAAAATGGCGGGGGATGATTGAAATTCCGCAGTCACCTCTTGAAATTATTTTAAATTTGAAAGAGTCGAGTGGAAGTCTTTCTGTACCAGCACAAGGAATCAGTGATTTTGCATTTGAATCAATTAAGTATAATGAGTCGGATGTGGCCATCACCATTAATTTAGGCGGATCTCTAATTAAAATTGCAGGGAAGCTAAAAAATGAAACGATAGAGGGAACGTTTACGCAAAATGGACAATCCTATCCTATTACGTTGAAGGCTTATACAGAGACACCTGTTACGTATGAGAAGCTATTGATTCCTGTTGCAGGCGGAGAGCTTAAAGCAGCATTGCAAATGCCGGATAAAGGAACGGGAGAACTTGTTATAATACATGCAGGGTCAGGCCCTACAAATAAAGACGGCAATACAATAGGAGCTGGTTCGAATAATAGTTTAAAGATGATTGCAGAGAGCTTAGCGGAGAAAGGGATTGCTTCTATTCGTTTCGATAAGCGTGGAATCGGTGATAATACGGCATTAATTAAAAAAGAAGAGGAATTAACATTTGATCTGTATGTAGAAGATGTTAAAGCAATTATTGATTATGCTAAAAAGGATGACCGCTTTAATGAAATTCATCTACTAGGTCATAGTGAAGGTGCTTTGATAATGACAGTTGCTTCACAGCAAAATGACGTGGCATCTCTTATTTCGATTGCAGGTATTGGCAGACCGGCAGATGAAGTTTTAATGGAACAATTGTCAGCAAGCTTACCTCCGAATTTATTAGTGGAATCGGAAAAAGCATTGCAGCAATTAAAAGCAGGCAAAAAAGTAGAGACAGTATCTGGACAGCTCCAATCATTATTTAGACCGTCTGTTCAACCATATATGATTTCATGGCTTAAATACGATCCCCAGCATGAAATAAGCAATGTTAACGTTCCAATTATCATCCTTCAAGGAAAAAAAGATATTCAAGTAACAGAAAAAGATGCAGAAAACTTATATGCAGCAAATAATCATGCCACAGTCCATTATTTTGATAAGATGAATCATGTGTTAAAAGATGTAGAAGGCGATCGAGACCAAAATCTTGCGAGCTACTACAACCCTGATTTACCGCTAACAAATGGTCTGATCGAGGAAATTACTAAGTTTATAAAGCAGTAATGGACGACAAATATTCATTAATATGAGGTTTTTTCAATGGAAGAGAAACATAATAAATAAAATGTTCAAATTATTTCAAAAAACTACTTGTATAAATTTAAAACGTTGCTATAATAATAAATGTACGAAAGATGCCTTGTACATCACTGTATAATAGTAGCGTTCCGAAGTAGCTCAGTTGGTAGAGCATCCGGCTGTTAACCGGCAGGTCGCAGGTTCGAGTCCTGCCTTCGGAGCCATTTTTTTGCCTTTTTACTATTACTTAATAAACAATAAAACTTTTTTAAAAAAGTTTTCGAAAAAGGCTTGCACTATATAAAAAATGATGATATTATAAATCTTGTCTTAAAGAGAACTTCTTATATAACGGCCCGTTGGTCAAGTGGTTAAGACACCGCCCTTTCACGGCGGTAACACGGGTTCGAATCCCGTACGGGTCACCATTTAAGGCTTCATAAAAAAATAAAGCAGTAACACTTGTTATGTATGGAGGATTAGCTCAGCTGGGAGAGCACCTGCCTTACAAGCAGGGGGTCGGCGGTTCGAGCCCGTCATCCTCCACCATTCAACTTTAACAGTGTTGCATCATTTGTCGGAGGGGTAGCGAAGTGGCTAAACGCGGCGGACTGTAAATCCGCTCCTTAGGGTTCGGCGGTTCGAATCCGTCCCCCTCCACCATCTATAAAATGTTTGGGGTATAGCCAAGCGGTAAGGCAACGGATTTTGATTCCGTCATGCCCTGGTTCGAATCCAGGTACCCCAGCCATTTTTTTATTTTTTATGAGCCATTAGCTCAGTTGGTAGAGCATCTGACTTTTAATCAGAGGGTCGAAGGTTCGAGTCCTTCATGGCTCACTTTTATTTTATAAACTTAGAAGTGTACTTAAATATCAAATAACAATCCTTTACTTATTCATAAGTAAAGGATTTTTTGCGTATAAAAAGGGAAAATCGTTTAGTTGCTCGAAATTTCTATAGGAGGGTGAGCGGAGAAGAGAAAAGAATAGAATAGGAAAAATTATATGACATGTTAGGGGATGCAGAAATGATGAATAAGAAAATTTCAATTGTAGGGGTACCATGTGATTATGGACAACAGCGCCGTGGGGTAGATATGGGGCCAAGTGCCATTAGATATGCAGGGCTGCAGCAGCGTTTGGCTGATCTTGGATATGAAGTCGAAGATGAAGGGAATATACAAGTTATTGAGGGGGATGCAGCTGTACATAAAGATGAAAAGCTGCTTAATCTGGAAGAAGTTATTAAGGTCAATACAGCACTTGCCGAAAAAGTATTGAGTGTTGTAAAAAAGGATTACATACCGCTTGTATTAGGAGGCGACCATAGTATTGCAATTGGCACATTGGCAGGTCTCTCGATGAAATATAAAAATCAGGGCATTATCTGGTTTGATGCCCATGCAGATTTAAATACACCGGAAACAACGCCATCCGGAAATATTCATGGGATGCCCTTAGCAACAAGTATTGGGCTAGGACATGAAAGGCTAACATCAATTTTACATGCAGAACCTAAAATCAAAGCCGAAAATATTGTTATAATTGGCGGACGTTCTATCGATGAAGGCGAACGGGAGCTAATTAAGTCCAGAGGCATTAAAATTTACACTATGCATGAAATCGATCGCCTTGGAATGACATATGTAATGGAAGAAACTCTAAAATATTTTAAACAATTGCAAATAGACGGTCTTCATTTATCACTTGATTTGGACGCATTAGATCCTTTATATACTCCTGGGGTGGGAACACCTGTAGCAGGTGGAATCACTTATCGGGAAAGTCATTTAGCAATGGAAATGATCCAGGAATCCGGCTTAATGACATCGGCAGAGTTTGTAGAGGTGAATCCTATATTAGATGAACGAAATAAAACAGCAGATGTAGCGGTTGCCTTAATCGGCTCTTTATTTGGCGAAACTTTAGTATGATTATTACGAAAAAATTCGATTGGTCGTTACGAAGTTTGTTATAATAAAGGCACATATTTATGGGTGGAAAAAATTTTTTAGAGAAAATGAAACCTTTTAAAAAGCAATCCGTATATATAGAACAGCTGAAAAGGTGGAGAGGAAAGACAAATGGATGCGTTAGTTAATAAAAGAATAAAGCAAGTGCTTAAAGGTGACCAAAACGCATATGCCGACATCGTTAACCTCTACCAGCACAAGCTGTATCAAGTGTGCTATCGAATGCTTGGAAATAAACAGGAGGCTGAAGATATTGCACAGGAGGCATTCATACGTGCCTATATTAATTTACATTCGTATGATCAAAATCGAAAATTTTCAACATGGCTTTACCGAATTGGAACAAATCTTTGCATTGACCGAATTCGTAAAAAGAAGCCCGATTATTACTTAGATGCGGAGGTAGCAGGAACAGAAGGGCTGGATATGTATTCGCAAATTGCCGCAGAGGAGCAGTTGCCGGAAGAGGCCGTTGAGCAGATGGAGCTTCAGGACCGAATACAATATGAAATCAGCCGCCTTCCCGATAA
This sequence is a window from Solibacillus isronensis. Protein-coding genes within it:
- a CDS encoding FusB/FusC family EF-G-binding protein; amino-acid sequence: MTAPFLTVVDLRLIEQQVNKILKAKLTSNDKKIVAAIRELAITELRGKLTHVNEDIIKEVETVEDTIGAELFFQSIKSYTIPFKSISEQGLQKLFKKDKKLKLPKLEMIDWQAISYLSWVDKGTNRQYIVLEKEGQYTALRGVVDAHNPIKGVCAICNQHSAVHLFTATVKGNGDNYTSYSNYICEDSQLCNQKVSDYEKLQDFVARNLI
- a CDS encoding alpha/beta fold hydrolase, which gives rise to MRKIAYSLAIVLLLAACSSESTDKSTAEEQTKQEVVHMEEALLGKWRGMIEIPQSPLEIILNLKESSGSLSVPAQGISDFAFESIKYNESDVAITINLGGSLIKIAGKLKNETIEGTFTQNGQSYPITLKAYTETPVTYEKLLIPVAGGELKAALQMPDKGTGELVIIHAGSGPTNKDGNTIGAGSNNSLKMIAESLAEKGIASIRFDKRGIGDNTALIKKEEELTFDLYVEDVKAIIDYAKKDDRFNEIHLLGHSEGALIMTVASQQNDVASLISIAGIGRPADEVLMEQLSASLPPNLLVESEKALQQLKAGKKVETVSGQLQSLFRPSVQPYMISWLKYDPQHEISNVNVPIIILQGKKDIQVTEKDAENLYAANNHATVHYFDKMNHVLKDVEGDRDQNLASYYNPDLPLTNGLIEEITKFIKQ
- the rocF gene encoding arginase, with the translated sequence MNKKISIVGVPCDYGQQRRGVDMGPSAIRYAGLQQRLADLGYEVEDEGNIQVIEGDAAVHKDEKLLNLEEVIKVNTALAEKVLSVVKKDYIPLVLGGDHSIAIGTLAGLSMKYKNQGIIWFDAHADLNTPETTPSGNIHGMPLATSIGLGHERLTSILHAEPKIKAENIVIIGGRSIDEGERELIKSRGIKIYTMHEIDRLGMTYVMEETLKYFKQLQIDGLHLSLDLDALDPLYTPGVGTPVAGGITYRESHLAMEMIQESGLMTSAEFVEVNPILDERNKTADVAVALIGSLFGETLV
- the sigW gene encoding RNA polymerase sigma factor SigW, whose product is MDALVNKRIKQVLKGDQNAYADIVNLYQHKLYQVCYRMLGNKQEAEDIAQEAFIRAYINLHSYDQNRKFSTWLYRIGTNLCIDRIRKKKPDYYLDAEVAGTEGLDMYSQIAAEEQLPEEAVEQMELQDRIQYEISRLPDKYRSVIVLKYIEELSLQEISEILDMPLGTVKTRIHRGREALRKQLNNL